A genomic region of Streptomyces rimosus contains the following coding sequences:
- a CDS encoding type B 50S ribosomal protein L31: MKPGIHPAYGPVVFRDRAADFAFLTRSTATSDKTIEWEDGNTYPVIDVEISSASHPFYTGTARVLDTAGRVERFERRYGKRGAR; the protein is encoded by the coding sequence ATGAAGCCTGGAATCCACCCCGCGTACGGGCCCGTCGTCTTCCGTGACCGGGCCGCCGACTTCGCCTTCCTGACCCGGTCGACCGCGACCAGCGACAAGACGATCGAGTGGGAGGACGGCAACACGTACCCGGTCATCGACGTCGAGATCTCGTCCGCGAGCCACCCCTTCTACACGGGGACGGCGCGCGTACTGGACACCGCGGGGCGCGTGGAGCGGTTCGAGCGCCGTTACGGGAAGCGCGGGGCCCGCTGA
- the rpmG gene encoding 50S ribosomal protein L33, whose product MARNELRPLIKLRSTAGTGYTYVTRKNRRNDPDRLVLRKYDPVVRRHVDFREER is encoded by the coding sequence ATGGCCCGCAACGAACTACGCCCCTTGATCAAGCTCCGGTCCACCGCCGGGACCGGCTACACGTACGTGACCCGCAAGAACCGCAGGAACGACCCCGACCGGCTGGTGCTGAGGAAGTACGACCCGGTCGTCCGCCGCCACGTCGACTTCCGAGAGGAGCGCTGA
- the rpmB gene encoding 50S ribosomal protein L28 encodes MSAHCQLTGRAPGFGKSVSHSHRRTSRRFDPNIQRKRYWLPSEGRHVRLTLSAKGIKTVDTIGIEAAVARIRARGEKI; translated from the coding sequence TTGTCCGCCCACTGCCAGCTGACCGGCCGCGCCCCCGGCTTCGGCAAATCCGTCTCGCACTCGCACCGCCGCACCTCGCGGCGCTTCGACCCGAACATCCAGCGCAAGCGCTACTGGCTGCCCAGCGAAGGCCGGCACGTCCGGCTGACGCTGAGCGCCAAGGGGATCAAGACCGTGGACACGATCGGGATCGAGGCGGCCGTCGCCCGTATCCGCGCACGAGGGGAGAAGATCTGA
- the rpsN gene encoding 30S ribosomal protein S14: MAKKSKIAKNEKRRATVARYAARRALLKSVIRNPHTPEQERLAAQRELTRQPRDASATRVRNRDSVDGRPRGYFRAFGLSRVGLREQAHAGFLPGVRKSSW; the protein is encoded by the coding sequence ATGGCCAAGAAGAGCAAGATCGCGAAGAACGAGAAGCGGCGCGCGACGGTGGCCCGTTACGCCGCCCGGCGGGCCCTGCTGAAGTCCGTCATCCGCAACCCGCACACCCCCGAACAGGAACGGCTCGCCGCCCAGCGCGAACTGACCCGCCAGCCGCGCGACGCGAGCGCCACCCGCGTCCGCAACCGCGACAGCGTCGACGGCCGCCCGCGCGGCTACTTCCGCGCGTTCGGACTCTCCCGCGTCGGCCTGCGGGAGCAGGCGCACGCGGGGTTCCTGCCGGGGGTGCGGAAGTCGAGCTGGTAG
- a CDS encoding Uma2 family endonuclease produces the protein MAWAAPEREHQAISAALKIASVEETFEALSAAAPEGWGVEQIEGEIHVAAPADGEHAEIVAEVADQVTGRRKDAGLRTRTGLGLNVPGVWITGKVTPDLVIAPKGSFGGRLKFHDPSPVMLVGEVTSEATTDRDRGPKLRGYARVGIPLYLLVDREAHRVTLYSEPAGDRYTRESAVAFSKTIALPAPFDFEIDTAEF, from the coding sequence GTGGCCTGGGCAGCCCCGGAGCGCGAGCATCAAGCGATCAGCGCCGCGCTCAAGATCGCGTCGGTCGAGGAGACCTTCGAAGCGCTGAGCGCGGCAGCCCCCGAGGGGTGGGGCGTGGAACAGATCGAGGGGGAGATCCACGTGGCAGCACCCGCCGACGGCGAGCACGCGGAAATCGTGGCCGAAGTCGCGGACCAGGTGACCGGCCGTCGCAAGGACGCGGGGCTGCGCACGCGTACCGGGCTCGGACTGAACGTGCCGGGCGTATGGATCACCGGCAAGGTCACTCCCGACCTGGTGATCGCCCCGAAGGGAAGCTTCGGCGGGCGGCTGAAATTCCACGACCCGTCGCCCGTGATGCTGGTGGGCGAGGTGACCTCCGAGGCCACCACGGACCGCGACCGCGGCCCCAAGCTGCGCGGTTACGCCCGCGTCGGCATCCCCCTCTACCTCCTGGTGGACCGGGAGGCACACCGCGTGACCCTGTACTCCGAGCCCGCGGGGGACCGTTACACCCGCGAGTCGGCGGTCGCCTTCTCCAAGACGATCGCCCTTCCCGCCCCGTTCGACTTCGAGATCGACACCGCCGAGTTCTGA
- a CDS encoding nitrilase-related carbon-nitrogen hydrolase, with amino-acid sequence MRVALAQTDCALGEVDANVATAREEVEKAAEQGADLVVFPELSLHGYHLGVLPRDVSVEAQDPRLRDLSTLGPDVLVGFHEHTVLRAYNTAAYYTDGALLHAHRKLYLPNYLSWEERKHVSPGQSLRAYSLTKSPSGGRGATLVCNDAWQPVLPWLAVQDGAEVLFVPTNSAASLDPEAMDTGSYWDTLLSYTARMLQCWIVFVNRVGNEHGATFWGGSRVVDPRGTVVAQAPKWEPALVTVDIDPSEARRQRRAVPLVAEARLGLIDREVRRLIDEGGDS; translated from the coding sequence ATGCGGGTGGCGCTGGCGCAGACGGACTGTGCGCTGGGCGAGGTGGACGCGAACGTCGCCACCGCGCGCGAAGAGGTCGAGAAGGCGGCGGAACAGGGCGCCGACCTCGTCGTCTTCCCCGAGCTGAGCCTGCACGGCTACCACCTCGGCGTCCTGCCCCGGGACGTGTCGGTCGAGGCGCAGGACCCGCGGCTGCGCGACCTGAGCACGCTCGGCCCGGACGTCCTCGTGGGCTTCCACGAACACACGGTGCTCCGCGCGTACAACACCGCCGCCTACTACACGGACGGCGCGCTGCTGCACGCCCACCGCAAGCTGTACCTCCCCAACTACCTCTCCTGGGAGGAGCGCAAGCACGTCAGCCCCGGCCAGTCGCTGCGCGCGTACAGCCTCACGAAGTCCCCCAGCGGCGGCCGGGGCGCGACGCTGGTCTGCAACGACGCCTGGCAGCCGGTCCTGCCCTGGCTCGCCGTGCAGGACGGCGCCGAGGTCCTGTTCGTCCCCACCAACAGCGCGGCCAGCCTCGACCCGGAGGCCATGGACACCGGCTCGTACTGGGACACCCTGCTCTCCTACACGGCGCGGATGCTCCAGTGCTGGATCGTCTTCGTCAACCGCGTCGGCAACGAGCACGGCGCCACCTTCTGGGGCGGCTCCCGCGTGGTGGACCCGCGCGGCACGGTGGTGGCACAGGCCCCGAAGTGGGAGCCCGCGCTGGTCACGGTCGACATCGACCCCTCCGAGGCACGCCGCCAGCGCCGCGCCGTTCCCCTGGTCGCGGAGGCCCGGTTGGGTCTCATCGACCGGGAGGTGCGGCGCTTGATCGATGAGGGCGGGGACAGCTGA
- a CDS encoding alpha/beta fold hydrolase, translating into MAIAHRAIGSGPHPVIVLHDWFGTSANWGSVLDFLDRDAFTYAFLDCRGYGDRKYVPGRYDLPEIAGDALALADQLGWDRFSLVGHSMGAKAAQQVLVNAPHRVNRLLGLAPVPAAPYSMDDATHELFYGASADPEKRRAIIDLVTGHRAGRIWLDRMVRHSLDISRQEAHASYLASWQQLDLSEAVTDAVKRHPVPVRVVVGAYDLAVTAGLMRETWQRWYPQVEIVTIEGSGHYPMHETPVALATTMEEFLRG; encoded by the coding sequence ATGGCCATCGCGCACCGCGCCATCGGTTCCGGACCGCACCCGGTGATCGTCCTTCACGACTGGTTCGGGACCTCGGCCAACTGGGGCTCCGTACTGGACTTCCTCGACCGGGACGCCTTCACCTACGCCTTCCTCGACTGCCGTGGCTACGGCGACCGCAAGTACGTCCCGGGCCGCTACGACCTGCCGGAGATCGCCGGCGACGCGCTGGCCCTCGCCGACCAGCTCGGCTGGGACCGGTTCTCCCTGGTGGGGCACTCGATGGGCGCCAAGGCCGCACAGCAGGTACTGGTCAACGCGCCCCATCGGGTGAACCGCCTCCTCGGCCTCGCGCCGGTGCCCGCCGCCCCGTACTCGATGGACGACGCGACGCACGAGCTCTTCTACGGCGCCTCGGCGGACCCGGAGAAGCGCCGCGCCATCATCGACCTGGTCACCGGCCACCGCGCGGGCCGCATCTGGCTGGACCGCATGGTCCGGCACTCCCTGGACATCTCCCGCCAGGAGGCGCATGCCTCCTATCTGGCGAGCTGGCAGCAGCTCGACCTCTCGGAGGCGGTCACGGACGCGGTCAAGCGCCACCCCGTGCCCGTACGGGTGGTCGTCGGCGCGTACGACCTGGCGGTGACCGCCGGCCTCATGAGGGAGACCTGGCAGCGGTGGTACCCGCAGGTCGAGATCGTCACCATCGAGGGATCGGGCCACTACCCGATGCACGAAACCCCCGTGGCCCTGGCGACCACGATGGAGGAATTCCTCCGGGGGTAG
- a CDS encoding winged helix DNA-binding domain-containing protein, producing the protein MNGDVRVTYEQVLAWRLRRQGLLPRTDTSAEEIVGRLAGVQAQVASAAELAVAVRQEKPSAAGVREALEARSLVRTWAMRGTLHLLPAGGAGAYLSLLAAARTWEKGAWQRAFGVSPRQMEALGEAVGEILDGQVLTRRELTEAVLARPGLAGLGEQLASGWSTVLKPLAWTGRLCQGPARGQHVTFTSPRSWLPGWRGIPGPEEAAAAVIPAYLRAHGPATPAVFDAWLLRGATRKAVLRGWFEALGDRVVEVEVDGDRAYVMSDDAEDLARTEPHHGLHLLPAFDQYVLAPGTSDTRLIPAAHRGKVSRAAGWISPVVLLGGRVVGTWSLTGSRVELTTFDGSALPGAELEEEVRRLGVCVGEELVVVGGG; encoded by the coding sequence ATGAACGGGGATGTGCGGGTGACGTACGAGCAGGTGCTGGCCTGGCGGCTGCGGCGGCAGGGCCTCCTGCCTCGTACGGACACGTCGGCCGAGGAGATCGTCGGGCGGCTCGCGGGGGTGCAGGCGCAGGTGGCCTCGGCGGCGGAGCTGGCGGTCGCGGTGCGACAGGAGAAGCCCTCGGCGGCGGGTGTGCGGGAGGCGCTGGAGGCGCGTTCGCTCGTCAGGACGTGGGCCATGCGGGGGACGCTGCATCTGTTGCCGGCCGGCGGGGCGGGGGCGTATCTCTCCCTGCTCGCCGCCGCGCGGACGTGGGAAAAGGGCGCCTGGCAGCGGGCGTTCGGGGTGAGCCCGCGGCAGATGGAGGCGCTGGGCGAGGCGGTCGGGGAAATCCTGGACGGGCAGGTGCTGACCCGGCGGGAACTGACCGAGGCGGTGCTCGCGCGGCCGGGCCTGGCCGGACTCGGGGAACAGCTGGCGTCCGGGTGGAGCACGGTGCTCAAGCCGTTGGCATGGACGGGGCGGCTGTGCCAGGGCCCGGCGCGCGGGCAGCACGTGACGTTCACGTCGCCCCGGTCGTGGCTGCCGGGGTGGCGCGGCATACCGGGCCCGGAAGAGGCTGCGGCGGCCGTGATACCGGCGTACCTGCGCGCGCACGGGCCGGCGACGCCCGCGGTGTTCGACGCATGGCTGCTGCGGGGCGCCACGCGCAAGGCGGTGCTGCGGGGCTGGTTCGAGGCGCTGGGCGACCGGGTGGTGGAGGTCGAGGTGGACGGCGACCGGGCGTATGTGATGTCCGACGACGCGGAAGACCTCGCCCGCACCGAACCCCACCACGGCCTCCACCTCCTCCCCGCCTTCGACCAGTACGTCCTCGCCCCCGGCACCTCCGACACCCGCCTGATACCGGCGGCCCACCGCGGCAAGGTGAGCCGGGCGGCGGGGTGGATATCCCCGGTGGTACTCCTCGGCGGCCGCGTCGTGGGCACCTGGTCCCTGACCGGTTCGAGGGTGGAACTCACGACGTTCGACGGCTCGGCGCTGCCGGGGGCGGAGCTGGAGGAGGAGGTACGGCGGTTGGGGGTTTGCGTGGGGGAGGAGTTGGTGGTGGTGGGGGGCGGGTGA
- a CDS encoding helix-turn-helix domain-containing protein — MYSSGTRTPSSVMATATTGGHVDTHLPGVGRRRASVERQLAVGMSLLDERGMALAQPAERVGVTVASLSVLKNDWARAIRYPTLSAICRGHAAPRRCQWWMRR, encoded by the coding sequence ATGTACAGCAGCGGGACGAGAACGCCCAGCAGCGTGATGGCGACGGCGACGACGGGCGGCCACGTCGACACCCACCTCCCGGGAGTCGGCCGACGCCGTGCAAGCGTCGAGCGGCAGCTCGCCGTCGGCATGAGCCTGCTGGACGAGCGCGGCATGGCCCTGGCCCAGCCGGCCGAACGGGTCGGTGTGACCGTCGCCAGCCTCTCCGTCCTGAAGAACGACTGGGCCAGGGCGATCCGCTACCCCACGCTCAGCGCCATCTGCCGCGGGCACGCCGCGCCGCGCCGTTGTCAGTGGTGGATGCGAAGGTGA
- a CDS encoding bifunctional 3'-5' exonuclease/DNA polymerase translates to MRWVVGGSGDGGVVACAVDGGGRAVGVPVRAGSVVEAVRACPQAERWVWRSTAETYRKLLAAGVRVERCYDVEAAEALLIGHEEGQSGQPRSLAAAWARLHRLPVPDDPPVRGAETQPSLFEPGPVPLPPGVDEFTALLEVYAGQLERTERAEHPDRMRLLLAAESAGMLVAAEMGRAGLPWRADVHRELLDELLGERYPGGLEPRRMAELADEVSRAFGEGVRVRPDLPAEIVKAFAGAGITLRSTRKWELQEVRHPAVAPLLEYKRLYRLHTAHGWSWLQQWVHEGRFRPEYLPGGTVSGRWTTNGGGALQIPKVVRRAVVADPGWRLVVADAEQMEPRVLAAVSRDRGLMEVAGSGRDLYADLAARAFGGDRDQAKLALLGAIYGQTSGDALKHMADLRRRYPDAVEYVDTAARAGEEGRLVRTWLGRTCPPASVAPPDEAGLPQEEAPAYGSTAGARARGRFTRNFVVQGSAADWALLMLAALRRSLAPLRAELVFFQHDEVIVHAPEEEAGAVAGFVAEAAELAGRIAFGGTPVRFPFSTAVVECYADAK, encoded by the coding sequence ATGCGGTGGGTTGTCGGGGGATCCGGGGATGGCGGGGTGGTGGCTTGTGCTGTGGACGGGGGCGGGCGGGCCGTGGGGGTGCCGGTCCGGGCGGGGAGCGTGGTGGAGGCCGTACGGGCGTGTCCGCAGGCGGAGCGGTGGGTGTGGCGCTCCACCGCGGAGACGTACCGCAAGCTGCTCGCGGCGGGGGTGCGTGTCGAGCGGTGCTACGACGTGGAGGCGGCCGAGGCGCTGCTGATCGGGCACGAGGAGGGGCAGTCCGGCCAGCCGCGGTCGCTGGCCGCGGCGTGGGCGCGGCTGCACCGGCTGCCGGTGCCCGACGACCCGCCGGTGCGCGGCGCGGAGACACAGCCGTCGCTGTTCGAGCCGGGCCCGGTGCCGCTGCCGCCCGGCGTGGACGAGTTCACGGCGCTGCTGGAGGTGTACGCCGGGCAGCTTGAGCGTACGGAGCGGGCCGAGCACCCGGACCGGATGCGGCTGCTGCTGGCCGCGGAGTCGGCCGGAATGCTCGTGGCCGCCGAGATGGGGCGCGCCGGGCTGCCGTGGCGGGCGGACGTGCACCGGGAGTTGCTGGACGAGCTGCTGGGCGAGCGCTATCCGGGCGGGCTGGAGCCGCGCCGGATGGCGGAGCTGGCCGATGAGGTGTCGCGGGCGTTCGGAGAGGGCGTGCGGGTGCGCCCCGACCTGCCCGCCGAGATCGTCAAGGCATTCGCCGGCGCCGGGATCACGCTGCGCTCGACCCGTAAGTGGGAGTTGCAGGAGGTACGGCACCCTGCGGTGGCGCCCCTCCTGGAGTACAAGCGGCTGTACCGGCTGCACACCGCGCACGGTTGGTCGTGGTTGCAGCAGTGGGTCCACGAGGGCCGCTTCCGCCCGGAGTACCTGCCCGGGGGCACGGTTTCGGGCCGCTGGACCACCAATGGCGGCGGCGCGCTGCAGATTCCGAAGGTGGTCCGCAGGGCCGTGGTCGCCGACCCGGGCTGGCGGCTGGTGGTCGCCGACGCCGAGCAGATGGAGCCGCGGGTGCTCGCGGCGGTCTCGCGGGACCGCGGGCTGATGGAGGTGGCGGGCAGCGGCCGCGACCTGTACGCGGACCTGGCGGCGCGGGCGTTCGGGGGCGACCGCGATCAGGCCAAGCTGGCGCTGCTGGGGGCCATTTACGGCCAGACGTCCGGGGACGCCCTCAAGCACATGGCGGACCTGCGGCGGCGCTATCCCGACGCGGTGGAGTACGTGGACACGGCCGCGCGGGCGGGCGAGGAGGGCCGTCTCGTACGGACCTGGCTGGGGCGTACGTGCCCGCCCGCCTCCGTGGCGCCGCCCGACGAGGCGGGCCTGCCGCAGGAGGAGGCACCGGCGTACGGCAGCACGGCGGGCGCCCGGGCCCGCGGCCGGTTCACCCGCAACTTCGTGGTGCAGGGCAGCGCCGCCGACTGGGCGCTGCTGATGCTGGCCGCGCTGCGCAGGTCGCTGGCACCGCTCCGGGCGGAGCTGGTCTTCTTCCAGCACGACGAGGTGATCGTGCACGCCCCCGAGGAAGAGGCCGGGGCGGTGGCCGGATTCGTGGCGGAGGCCGCCGAGCTGGCGGGGCGGATCGCGTTCGGCGGGACGCCGGTCCGGTTCCCGTTCAGTACGGCGGTGGTGGAGTGCTATGCCGATGCGAAGTGA
- a CDS encoding alpha/beta hydrolase: MAPELAPVLEQLPPMLDPYADIAGTRAGLHTLACHFPADRTGVESERFGVPRPDGSELAVEVYRPVGAPGASPGGPGPLPYEHGPLPYEPDPLPGVLQFHGGGYTFGQAPPGEDRTAIELVRAVGAAVVSVEYRLAPEHPCPAAVEDCFLALEWTAGQAAALGIDPARLAVSGQSAGGGLAAAVALMARDRGGPALVHQSLVVPDLDDSAGTRPTPADDDPRLPDGAFVQRGWRHYVPEGAGAHPYAAAARATDLRGLPGACVVVCGLDPLRDTGLAYARRLADAGVPVALHYVPGAWHGFEMFAPETRLARETTAYWTGRLRAALHGGREGGSEEGPGSGLTPRPSSAAPA, translated from the coding sequence GTGGCCCCCGAGCTGGCGCCCGTCCTGGAGCAACTGCCGCCGATGCTCGACCCGTACGCCGACATCGCGGGCACCCGCGCCGGCCTGCACACGCTGGCCTGCCATTTCCCGGCGGACCGGACCGGGGTGGAGAGCGAGCGGTTCGGCGTGCCGCGGCCGGACGGTTCGGAGCTGGCGGTGGAGGTCTACCGGCCGGTGGGCGCGCCGGGTGCGTCGCCGGGCGGACCGGGACCGCTGCCGTACGAGCACGGCCCGCTGCCGTACGAGCCGGACCCTCTCCCAGGCGTACTGCAGTTCCACGGCGGCGGTTACACCTTCGGGCAGGCGCCGCCCGGTGAGGACCGTACGGCGATCGAGCTGGTCCGCGCGGTGGGCGCCGCGGTGGTGTCCGTGGAATACCGCCTCGCGCCGGAGCACCCGTGTCCGGCGGCGGTCGAGGACTGTTTCCTCGCCCTGGAGTGGACGGCGGGGCAGGCGGCGGCGCTCGGTATCGATCCGGCACGCCTGGCGGTCAGTGGGCAGTCCGCCGGGGGCGGGCTCGCCGCGGCCGTCGCGCTGATGGCCCGCGACCGTGGCGGCCCGGCCCTGGTCCACCAGTCGCTCGTCGTACCGGACCTGGACGATTCGGCCGGTACGCGCCCGACGCCCGCGGACGACGATCCGCGGCTGCCCGACGGCGCGTTCGTACAGCGGGGCTGGCGGCATTACGTGCCCGAGGGGGCCGGCGCGCACCCGTACGCGGCGGCGGCCCGCGCCACCGACCTGCGCGGCCTGCCCGGCGCGTGCGTCGTCGTCTGCGGCCTCGACCCACTGCGCGACACCGGGCTCGCCTATGCCCGCCGGCTGGCGGACGCCGGTGTGCCGGTCGCGCTGCACTACGTACCGGGCGCGTGGCACGGCTTCGAGATGTTCGCGCCGGAGACCCGGCTCGCGCGGGAGACGACGGCGTACTGGACGGGGCGGCTGCGTGCCGCGTTGCACGGCGGGCGCGAGGGCGGCTCCGAAGAGGGGCCTGGTTCCGGCCTCACTCCCCGGCCGTCATCAGCAGCCCCCGCGTGA
- a CDS encoding TetR/AcrR family transcriptional regulator, with product MSDIDRTRAARAETRRRIEDTAARLFAERGYAGTTIGDIADGAGLSKPMLYRHFDSKKELHLALLERHRDELAAAPVQQLLHGEGDLLTRMEAMYDAWFGHVRSHPYIWRMMFRDTTGDPEVQDFHRELQRRQRATDVALLREHIPGLPEAELEPLGEAIRSSLYGLALWWLDHPEQPREVLVAAMVRITRGLLMTAGE from the coding sequence ATGAGCGACATCGACCGGACGCGCGCGGCCCGCGCCGAGACCCGCAGACGCATCGAGGACACCGCCGCCCGCCTCTTCGCCGAGCGCGGCTACGCCGGCACCACCATCGGCGACATCGCCGACGGCGCGGGCCTGAGCAAACCGATGCTCTACCGCCACTTCGACTCCAAGAAGGAACTCCACCTCGCCCTTCTGGAACGCCACCGCGACGAACTCGCCGCCGCGCCCGTCCAGCAGCTCCTGCACGGCGAGGGCGACCTGCTCACGCGCATGGAAGCGATGTACGACGCGTGGTTCGGGCACGTGCGGAGCCACCCGTACATCTGGCGCATGATGTTCCGCGACACCACCGGCGACCCGGAGGTGCAGGACTTCCACCGCGAACTGCAACGCCGCCAGCGCGCCACCGACGTGGCGCTCCTGCGCGAGCACATCCCCGGCCTGCCGGAAGCCGAGCTGGAACCGCTCGGCGAGGCGATCCGCAGCTCCCTGTACGGACTCGCCCTGTGGTGGCTGGATCACCCCGAGCAGCCGCGCGAGGTGCTGGTCGCGGCGATGGTGCGGATCACGCGGGGGCTGCTGATGACGGCCGGGGAGTGA
- a CDS encoding DeoR/GlpR family DNA-binding transcription regulator gives MADTGATPDASAPATGADRSAKGGDKAVRTAVPEGKLSPKDRRKRIADRVLAEGQVSIEDLVQELGVSQMTVHRDLDSLEHQGWLRKVRGGATAAPNALFESNARWRGNEQVAAKEAICAAALAIAEPGQAVIIDDSSTALPLARSLASRGAYTVITNSLQVINELAEEPDIRVIALGGEYHAAFNAFLGMSTADIARSFRADVAFLSTSAVDNGHCYHQAQENVLVKRALMAAARRRVLLVDHSKFGRQALYELAPLADFDLVISDERLPQEERDALQSLGVRYELAAEGAHRA, from the coding sequence TTGGCCGACACCGGAGCAACTCCAGACGCCTCGGCACCGGCCACGGGAGCGGACCGGTCCGCGAAGGGCGGCGACAAGGCCGTCAGGACCGCGGTTCCCGAGGGGAAGCTGAGCCCCAAGGACCGGCGCAAGCGGATCGCGGACCGGGTGCTGGCCGAAGGGCAGGTCAGCATCGAGGACCTGGTCCAGGAGCTGGGCGTCAGCCAGATGACGGTCCACCGCGACCTGGACTCGCTGGAGCACCAGGGCTGGCTGCGCAAGGTGCGCGGCGGGGCGACCGCCGCGCCCAACGCCCTGTTCGAGTCCAACGCGCGCTGGCGCGGCAACGAGCAGGTGGCGGCGAAGGAGGCGATCTGCGCGGCGGCGCTGGCGATCGCCGAGCCCGGCCAGGCCGTGATCATCGACGACTCCAGTACGGCGCTGCCGCTGGCCCGCTCGCTCGCCTCGCGCGGCGCGTACACGGTCATCACCAACTCGCTCCAGGTGATCAACGAGCTGGCCGAGGAGCCGGACATCCGGGTGATCGCGCTGGGCGGCGAGTACCACGCCGCCTTCAACGCCTTCCTGGGCATGTCCACGGCCGACATCGCCCGCAGCTTCCGCGCCGATGTGGCCTTCCTGTCCACCTCCGCCGTCGACAACGGCCACTGCTACCACCAGGCGCAGGAGAACGTCCTGGTCAAGCGGGCTTTGATGGCGGCGGCACGGCGCCGGGTACTGCTGGTGGACCACTCCAAGTTCGGCCGCCAGGCGCTGTACGAGCTGGCTCCGCTGGCCGATTTCGACCTCGTCATCTCGGACGAGCGGCTTCCGCAGGAAGAGCGGGACGCGCTGCAATCCCTGGGGGTGCGGTACGAGTTGGCCGCCGAGGGAGCACACCGGGCATGA
- a CDS encoding RidA family protein translates to MSEGQASGGFERVNPPVLSPPTGFSHAVRAAPGTIVFLAGQTALDGAGRIVGDGVVEQFERALSNLLTAAEAAGAGPGDLAKLTVFAVDVADYRSNAAAIGQVWKRLVGGDYPAMAVIGATRLWDEAALVEIEGFAVVR, encoded by the coding sequence ATGAGCGAGGGACAGGCATCCGGCGGTTTCGAGCGGGTGAATCCGCCCGTGCTGTCACCGCCGACCGGCTTCAGCCACGCCGTACGGGCCGCGCCCGGGACGATCGTGTTCCTGGCCGGGCAGACCGCGCTGGACGGGGCGGGCCGCATCGTCGGCGACGGCGTCGTCGAGCAGTTCGAGCGTGCGCTGAGCAATCTGCTGACCGCCGCCGAAGCCGCCGGCGCGGGCCCCGGCGACCTGGCCAAGCTGACGGTCTTCGCCGTGGACGTGGCCGACTACCGCAGCAACGCGGCGGCCATCGGCCAGGTGTGGAAGCGGCTGGTCGGCGGCGACTACCCGGCGATGGCGGTGATCGGCGCGACGCGGCTGTGGGACGAGGCGGCGCTCGTGGAGATCGAGGGGTTCGCGGTCGTACGGTAG
- a CDS encoding arylamine N-acetyltransferase family protein: MSDTVWGGDQLDLDAYLARIGYEGERTPTEATLRELHARHAAAFGFENLEIILGRPVPLDLKSLQEKMVGRRRGGYCYEQNLLYAAALDRLGFRVSGLGARIRMGESKIRPVTHALLKVRLDGEDWITDVGFGGEALLAPVPLREGIEVRQGGWTFGLVREAPEGAEGADTACGTWVLRSRHEDGWFDLYAFGPEARYPADYGVFNYYISSHPRSPFTGRLVVQQPGPDLRRTLIGTELTLTRPDWSRVVRQVPAEELPAVLESDFGLVLDERDAAELVALHREQPVA, encoded by the coding sequence ATGAGCGACACCGTCTGGGGCGGGGACCAGCTGGACCTCGACGCGTACCTCGCACGCATCGGATACGAGGGCGAGCGCACGCCCACCGAAGCCACCCTGCGGGAACTGCACGCCCGCCACGCGGCCGCCTTCGGCTTCGAGAACCTGGAGATCATCCTCGGACGGCCGGTCCCGCTGGACCTGAAGTCGCTCCAGGAGAAGATGGTCGGCCGCCGCCGCGGCGGCTACTGCTACGAGCAGAACCTGCTCTACGCCGCCGCGCTGGACCGGCTCGGCTTCCGGGTCTCGGGCCTGGGCGCCCGCATCCGCATGGGCGAGTCCAAGATCCGTCCGGTCACGCACGCGCTGCTCAAGGTGCGGCTGGACGGCGAGGACTGGATCACCGACGTCGGCTTCGGCGGCGAGGCCCTGCTGGCGCCGGTCCCGCTGCGCGAGGGCATCGAGGTCCGGCAGGGCGGCTGGACGTTCGGCCTCGTACGCGAAGCGCCGGAGGGTGCGGAGGGCGCGGACACGGCCTGCGGCACCTGGGTGCTGCGGTCGCGGCACGAGGACGGCTGGTTCGACCTGTACGCCTTCGGCCCGGAGGCGCGCTACCCGGCCGACTACGGCGTCTTCAACTACTACATCTCCAGCCACCCGCGCTCGCCGTTCACCGGCCGGCTGGTGGTCCAGCAGCCCGGCCCCGACCTGCGGCGCACCCTGATCGGTACGGAGCTGACGCTGACCCGCCCCGACTGGTCCCGGGTGGTGCGCCAGGTCCCGGCCGAGGAACTGCCGGCCGTACTGGAGTCGGACTTCGGCCTCGTACTGGACGAGCGGGACGCGGCCGAGCTGGTGGCCCTGCACCGGGAGCAGCCGGTGGCGTAG